The following are encoded together in the Anoplopoma fimbria isolate UVic2021 breed Golden Eagle Sablefish chromosome 13, Afim_UVic_2022, whole genome shotgun sequence genome:
- the pptc7a gene encoding protein phosphatase PTC7 homolog, producing the protein MLSVLSYGRLVARAVLGGLSQTDGRDYSLVTASCGFGKDFCKGILKKGMCYGDDACFIARHRSADVLGVADGVGGWWDYGVDPSQFSGTLMKTCERLVKEGRFVPSNPVGVLTTSYYELLQNKVPLLGSSTACIVVLDRQSHRLHTANLGDSGFLVVRGGEVVHRSDEQQHYFNTPFQLSIAPPGAEGAVLSDSPDAADSSSFDVQLGDIILTATDGLFDNMPDYMILHELKKLKNSNYESIQQTARSIAEQAHELAYDPNYMSPFAQFACDNGLNVRGGKPDDITVLLSIVAEYTD; encoded by the exons ATGTTGTCCGTGCTGTCGTACGGGAGACTGGTAGCCAGAGCCGTCCTCGGAGGACTCTCTCAGACGGACGGCCGCGACTACAGCCTGGTGACGGCGAGCTGCGGCTTCGGCAAGGACTTCTGCAAAGGCATCCTGAAGAAAGGCATGTGCTACGGGGACGACGCGTGCTTCATCGCCCGGCACAGATCCGCAGATGTTTTGG GTGTAGCTGATGGAGTAGGTGGCTGGTGGGACTACGGGGTAGACCCATCGCAGTTTTCGGGGACGCTGATGAAGACGTGCGAGAGGCTGGTGAAGGAAGGACGCTTTGTCCCCAGCAACCCAGTGGGAGTCCTCACGACCAGCTACTACGAGCTGCTGCAGAACAAAGTGCCACTGCTGG gcagCAGCACGGCCTGCATTGTTGTTTTGGACCGGCAGAGTCACCGGCTACACACGGCCAACTTGGGAGACTCGGGCTTCCTGGTGGTCCGCGGAGGAGAGGTGGTCCACCGCTCGGACGAGCAGCAGCACTACTTCAACACGCCCTTCCAGCTGTCCATCGCCCCGCCGGGAGCCGAAGGAGCCGTCCTCAGTGACAG CCCCGACGCAGCAGACAGCTCTTCCTTCGACGTCCAGCTGGGCGACATCATCCTCACCGCCACCGACGGGCTCTTCGACAACATGCCGGACTACATGATCCTGCACGAGCTGAAGAAACTCAAG AACTCAAACTACGAGAGCATCCAGCAGACGGCCCGGAGCATCGCAGAGCAGGCACACGAGCTGGCGTACGACCCCAACTACATGTCGCCTTTTGCACAGTTTGCCTGTGACAACGGACTGAATGTGAGAG GAGGAAAGCCCGATGACATCACGGTGCTGCTGTCAATAGTGGCAGAATACACCGACTAG
- the ppp1cc gene encoding serine/threonine-protein phosphatase PP1-gamma catalytic subunit A, protein MADVDKLNIDSIIQRLLEVRGAKPGKNVQLQENEIRGLCLKSREIFLSQPILLELEAPLKICGDIHGQYYDLLRLFEYGGFPPESNYLFLGDYVDRGKQSLETICLLLAYKIKYPENFFLLRGNHECASINRIYGFYDECKRRYNIKLWKTFTDCFNCLPIAAIVDEKIFCCHGGLSPDLQSMEQIRRIMRPTDVPDQGLLCDLLWSDPDKDVLGWGENDRGVSFTFGSEVVAKFLHKHDLDLICRAHQVVEDGYEFFAKRQLVTLFSAPNYCGEFDNAGAMMSVDETLMCSFQILKPAEKKKPNGSRPVTPPRNMVTKQAKK, encoded by the exons ATGGCTGACGTGGACAAGCTCAACATTGACAGTATCATCCAGCGTCTTCTAGAAG TCAGAGGGGCAAAGCCGGGCAAGAATGTGCAGCTGCAGGAGAACGAGATCCGTGGATTATGCCTGAAGTCCAGGGAGATTTTCCTCAGTCAACCCATTCTTCTGGAGCTGGAGGCCCCTCTCAAGATCTGTG GTGATATCCACGGGCAATACTATGACCTGCTCAGGCTGTTTGAGTATGGAGGcttccctccagaaagcaactATCTCTTCCTGGGTGACTATGTGGACAGGGGGAAGCAGTCTCTGGAAACCATCTGCCTTCTGCTGGCCTACAAAATCAAATACCCAGAGAACTTCTTCCTGCTGAGGGGAAACCATGAGTGTGCTTCAATCAACAGAATATATGGTTTCTATGACGAGT GTAAAAGAAGGTATAACATCAAACTCTGGAAGACCTTCACAGATTGTTTTAATTGCCTCCCTATTGCGGCCATTGTTGATGAGAAGATCTTTTGTTGCCATGGAG GTCTGTCACCTGACCTTCAGTCCATGGAGCAGATCAGACGCATCATGCGCCCCACTGATGTACCCGACCAGGGCCTGCTCTGCGATTTGCTGTGGTCCGATCCAGACAAGGATGTTTTGGGCTGGGGGGAGAACGACAGGGGTGTTTCATTCACCTTCGGCTCAGAGGTGGTGGCCAAGTTCCTGCACAAGCATGACCTAGATCTGATCTGTCGTGCCCACCAG GTTGTTGAGGATGGCTACGAATTCTTCGCAAAGAGGCAGCTTGTCACTTTGTTCTCAGCGCCTAACTATTGTGGAGAGTTTGACAACGCTGGTGCCATGATGAGTGTGGATGAGACCCTCATGTGCTCGTTTCAG ATTTTGAAACCAGCTGAGAAGAAGAAGCCCAACGGCAGCCGTCCTGTGACTCCTCCCCGCAACATGGTCACCAAGCAAGCCAAGAAATGA
- the myl2b gene encoding myosin, light chain 2b, regulatory, cardiac, slow, translated as MFEQAQIQEFKEAFTIMDQNRDGFIDKNDLRDTFAALGRLNVKQEEIDEMLKEAPGPINFTVFLTMFGEKLKGADPEDTILNAFKVFDPEGKGSLKKDFVTDMLTTQADRFTPEEMEQMFAAFPPDVAGNLDYNNLVHIITHGEEKDQE; from the exons ATGTTTGAACAGGCCCAGATCCAGGAGTTCAAAGAA GCTTTTACCATCATGGATCAAAACAGAGACGGTTTCATTGACAAGAATGACCTGAGAGACACCTTTGCAGCTTTAG GCCGTTTAAATGTCAAGCAAGAAGAGATTGATGAGATGCTGAAGGAGGCACCAGGACCGATTAATTTCACCGTCTTTCTCACTATGTTTGGAGAAAAACTAAAag GTGCTGACCCGGAAGACACCATCCTCAACGCTTTCAAGGTCTTTGATCCTGAGGGGAAAGGATCGTTGAAGAAAGATTT TGTGACGGACATGTTGACGACTCAGGCAGACCGGTTCACCCCTGAAGAG atgGAACAGATGTTTGCAGCATTCCCACCAGATGTAGCAGGAAACCTGGACTACAATAACCTGGTCCACATCATCACACACGGTGAAGAGAAAGACCAAGAGTAG